A single Pseudomonas sp. HN11 DNA region contains:
- a CDS encoding peptidase U32 family protein yields the protein MSLPKHHLELLSPARDVAIAREAILHGADAVYIGGPSFGARHNACNDVSDIASLVEFARRYHARVFTTINTILHDNELEPARKLIHQLYDAGVDALIVQDLGVMELDIPPIELHASTQTDIRTLGRAKFLDQAGFSQLVLARELNLQEIRAIADETDAAIEFFIHGALCVAFSGQCNISHAQNGRSANRGDCSQACRLPYTLKDDQGRVVAFEKHLLSMKDNNQSANIRALVEAGVRSFKIEGRYKDMGYVKNITAYYRQRLDDVLEDRPDLARASSGRTAHFFLPDPEKTFHRGSTDYFVTDRKVDIGAFDTPTFTGLPVGVVEKAGKRDLQVVTHEPLSNGDGLNVLIKREVVGFRANIAEPKGEFEEGGEKRYRYRVEPNEMPAGLHQLRPNHPLNRNLDHNWQQALLKTSSERRIGLTWAARLREAQLEVTATSEEGISASATLPGPFGVANKPEQALDTLRDLLGQLGTTEYHATDIQLDAPQAFFIPNSQLKALRREVIEALTAARVAAHPRGGRKAETTPPPVYPEAHLSFLANVYNQKARDFYHRHGVKLIDAAFEAHEETGEVPVMITKHCLRFSFNLCPKQAKGVTGVKTKVAPMQLIHGDEVLTLKFDCKPCEMHVVGKIKGHILGLPQPGSAVEHFNPENIIFQGTH from the coding sequence ATGTCCTTGCCCAAGCATCACCTGGAATTGCTCAGCCCTGCCCGCGATGTCGCCATCGCGCGCGAGGCGATCCTGCATGGCGCCGACGCCGTGTACATTGGCGGCCCGAGCTTCGGTGCGCGCCATAACGCCTGCAACGACGTGAGCGATATCGCGTCCCTGGTGGAGTTCGCCCGCCGTTATCACGCGCGCGTCTTCACCACCATCAACACCATCCTGCATGACAACGAACTGGAGCCCGCGCGCAAGCTGATCCATCAGCTCTATGACGCCGGCGTTGATGCGTTGATCGTGCAAGACCTGGGCGTGATGGAGCTGGATATTCCGCCCATCGAGCTGCACGCCAGCACTCAGACCGACATTCGCACCCTGGGCCGCGCCAAGTTTCTCGACCAGGCCGGTTTCTCGCAATTGGTATTGGCCCGTGAGCTGAACCTGCAGGAAATCCGCGCCATCGCCGACGAAACCGATGCCGCCATCGAATTCTTCATCCACGGTGCCCTGTGCGTGGCGTTCTCCGGCCAGTGCAATATCTCTCACGCGCAGAACGGCCGCAGCGCCAACCGGGGTGATTGCTCCCAGGCCTGCCGTTTGCCGTACACCTTGAAAGATGACCAGGGCCGCGTCGTGGCCTTTGAAAAACACCTGCTGTCGATGAAAGACAACAACCAGAGCGCCAACATTCGCGCGCTGGTCGAAGCCGGCGTGCGTTCGTTCAAGATCGAAGGCCGCTACAAGGACATGGGCTACGTGAAGAACATCACCGCCTATTACCGCCAGCGCCTGGATGACGTGCTTGAAGACCGCCCGGACCTGGCTCGCGCGTCCAGCGGCCGCACCGCGCACTTCTTCCTGCCGGACCCGGAAAAAACCTTCCACCGCGGCAGCACCGACTATTTCGTCACCGACCGCAAGGTCGACATCGGTGCCTTCGACACCCCGACCTTCACTGGCCTGCCGGTGGGTGTGGTGGAAAAAGCCGGCAAGCGCGATCTGCAGGTGGTCACCCATGAGCCGCTGTCCAATGGCGACGGTTTGAATGTGCTGATCAAGCGCGAAGTGGTGGGTTTTCGCGCCAACATCGCCGAGCCTAAGGGTGAGTTCGAGGAAGGCGGCGAGAAGCGCTACCGCTACCGCGTTGAGCCGAATGAAATGCCGGCCGGTCTGCATCAACTGCGCCCGAACCACCCGTTGAACCGTAACCTGGACCACAACTGGCAACAAGCGCTGCTCAAGACTTCATCCGAGCGCCGTATCGGCTTGACCTGGGCCGCACGTCTGCGCGAAGCGCAGCTGGAAGTCACCGCCACCAGCGAAGAAGGCATCAGCGCCAGCGCCACCCTGCCCGGCCCATTCGGCGTGGCCAACAAACCGGAGCAGGCGCTGGATACCTTGCGCGACCTGCTCGGCCAACTGGGCACCACCGAATACCATGCGACGGACATCCAACTGGATGCGCCGCAGGCGTTCTTCATCCCCAACTCGCAGCTCAAGGCTTTGCGCCGCGAAGTGATCGAAGCGCTGACCGCCGCCCGTGTGGCCGCTCACCCGCGCGGTGGACGCAAAGCCGAAACCACCCCGCCGCCGGTCTACCCGGAAGCGCATCTGTCGTTCCTGGCCAACGTCTACAACCAGAAAGCCCGCGACTTCTACCACCGTCACGGGGTGAAGCTGATCGACGCCGCCTTCGAAGCCCACGAAGAAACCGGCGAAGTGCCGGTGATGATCACCAAGCACTGCCTGCGCTTCTCGTTCAACCTGTGCCCTAAACAGGCCAAGGGTGTCACGGGCGTGAAGACCAAGGTCGCACCGATGCAGTTGATCCACGGCGATGAAGTGCTGACCCTGAAGTTCGACTGCAAGCCGTGCGAGATGCACGTAGTGGGCAAGATCAAGGGGCATATCCTTGGCTTGCCGCAGCCGGGCAGCGCGGTGGAGCATTTCAACCCGGAGAATATTATTTTTCAGGGCACGCACTGA